The following proteins come from a genomic window of Streptomyces liliiviolaceus:
- a CDS encoding calcium-binding protein, with amino-acid sequence MVNEYGWQLTYTAAPGQANDVAVTQSYNDDRTQYIYVIDDVVPITAGSGCSYPDSADRTKVTCAVENIESQSPYAALEADLGDGNDTGSVENRTDQIFSYNSVELGLGDDKWTSGAGERVDGSSVKGGAGDDVITVGGYGSSLGGDGADTLTATGGGEILQGGAGDDVLRGGAGEQIIKGDDGDDTVYGGAGDDELYGGKGDDIVYGEAGNDRIWGNSGNDKLYGGAGTDTISGGAGTNVIVQD; translated from the coding sequence GTGGTCAACGAGTACGGCTGGCAGCTCACGTACACGGCAGCCCCTGGTCAGGCCAACGATGTGGCCGTCACGCAGTCGTACAACGACGACCGCACGCAATACATTTACGTAATCGACGACGTCGTTCCGATAACCGCCGGAAGCGGGTGCAGCTATCCCGACAGCGCGGACCGGACCAAGGTCACCTGTGCGGTCGAGAATATCGAGAGCCAGTCCCCGTACGCGGCTCTGGAGGCGGACCTCGGCGACGGGAACGACACCGGCTCCGTCGAGAATCGCACCGACCAGATTTTCTCCTACAACTCCGTTGAACTGGGTCTCGGCGACGACAAGTGGACCAGCGGCGCCGGCGAACGCGTCGACGGCAGCTCCGTCAAGGGCGGCGCGGGGGACGACGTCATCACGGTGGGCGGGTACGGATCGTCCCTGGGCGGCGACGGCGCCGACACCCTCACCGCCACCGGCGGCGGCGAGATCCTCCAGGGCGGCGCGGGCGACGACGTGCTGCGCGGCGGCGCGGGCGAGCAGATCATCAAGGGCGACGACGGCGACGACACGGTGTACGGCGGCGCGGGCGACGACGAGCTGTACGGCGGCAAGGGCGACGACATCGTGTACGGGGAGGCCGGCAACGACCGCATCTGGGGCAACAGCGGCAACGACAAGCTGTACGGCGGGGCGGGCACGGACACGATCTCCGGGGGAGCGGGCACGAACGTGATCGTCCAGGACTGA
- a CDS encoding cupin domain-containing protein, translating into MTKVNIVRPGEGEILGSGAQRIRILENGEHTEHRLGFAEVTIPPGTPSPLQHRHAQHDEGFYVLAGTFRFTVGEDHYDAGPGTWVIVPTGAPHTFANIGDENAVMLNTFTPDLYVQYFRDFKAMIDSGQPVNAETMQPLWKNYATEISDEYAS; encoded by the coding sequence ATGACGAAGGTGAACATCGTCCGCCCCGGTGAGGGCGAGATCCTCGGCAGCGGGGCGCAGCGGATCCGTATCCTGGAGAACGGCGAGCACACCGAACACCGGCTGGGATTCGCCGAGGTCACCATCCCGCCGGGCACCCCGAGCCCGTTGCAGCATCGCCACGCCCAGCACGACGAGGGCTTCTACGTGCTGGCGGGAACGTTCCGGTTCACCGTCGGCGAGGACCACTACGACGCCGGGCCGGGCACCTGGGTCATCGTGCCGACCGGGGCGCCGCACACGTTCGCCAACATCGGCGACGAGAACGCGGTCATGCTGAACACCTTCACGCCGGACCTGTACGTGCAGTACTTCCGCGACTTCAAGGCCATGATCGATTCCGGGCAGCCGGTCAACGCCGAGACCATGCAACCGCTCTGGAAGAACTACGCCACCGAGATCTCGGACGAATACGCCTCGTGA
- a CDS encoding sugar ABC transporter ATP-binding protein, whose translation MSSSPDELLRIEGIRKTFPGVVALDSVDFDLRRGEVHVLLGENGAGKSTLIKMLSGAYRPDAGKIVVDGEKVRIHGAQDAARLGIATIYQEFNLVPDLTVAENIFLGRQPRRLGMIDRKRMEADAAVLLERVGVNVSPRARVRELGIARLQMVEIAKALSLDARVLIMDEPTAVLTSGEVEKLFRIVRKLREDGVGIVFITHHLEEIAALGDRVTVIRDGRSVGQVPASTPEDDLVRLMVGRSIELQYPRERPDGNGESDSGAALLTVDGLTRDGVFHDISFEVRAGEVVGIAGLVGAGRTEVVRAVFGADPYDKGSVAVAGNPLPRHDVNAAMTAGIGLVPEDRKGQGLLLDASVEENLGLVTLRAATRGGLVDLKGQRTAAAKIAEQLGVRMAGLGQHVRTLSGGNQQKVVIGKWLLADTRVLILDEPTRGIDVGAKVEIYQLVNALTAAGHAVLMISSDLPEVLGMSDRVLVMAQGRIAGELSADEATQDSVMALAVSTPTNSVTPATPVTPVTAVEDPRGH comes from the coding sequence GTGAGCAGCAGCCCGGACGAGTTGCTGCGTATCGAAGGGATACGCAAGACCTTCCCCGGTGTGGTCGCGCTCGACAGCGTCGACTTCGATCTGCGCCGCGGCGAGGTGCACGTACTGCTCGGTGAGAACGGTGCCGGCAAGAGCACCCTCATCAAGATGCTGTCCGGCGCCTACCGCCCCGACGCCGGGAAGATCGTGGTCGACGGCGAGAAGGTCCGCATCCACGGCGCGCAGGACGCCGCGCGCCTCGGGATCGCGACCATCTACCAGGAGTTCAACCTGGTCCCCGACCTCACCGTCGCCGAGAACATCTTCCTGGGCCGCCAGCCGCGCCGCCTCGGGATGATCGACCGGAAGCGGATGGAGGCCGACGCCGCCGTGCTCCTGGAGCGGGTCGGCGTGAACGTCTCCCCCCGCGCGCGGGTCCGCGAACTGGGCATCGCCCGCCTCCAGATGGTCGAGATCGCGAAGGCGCTGAGCCTGGACGCCCGCGTGCTGATCATGGACGAGCCGACCGCGGTGCTCACCTCCGGGGAGGTGGAGAAGCTCTTCCGGATCGTGCGCAAGCTGCGCGAGGACGGCGTGGGCATCGTCTTCATCACCCACCACCTGGAGGAGATCGCCGCTCTCGGCGACCGCGTCACCGTCATCCGGGACGGCCGCAGCGTCGGCCAGGTCCCCGCATCCACACCCGAGGACGATCTCGTACGCCTGATGGTGGGCCGCTCCATCGAGCTGCAGTATCCGCGCGAGCGGCCCGACGGCAACGGCGAAAGCGACAGCGGGGCGGCGCTGCTCACCGTCGACGGGCTCACCCGGGACGGTGTCTTCCACGACATCAGCTTCGAGGTGCGCGCCGGTGAGGTCGTCGGCATCGCGGGCCTCGTGGGCGCGGGCCGCACCGAGGTCGTGCGCGCCGTCTTCGGCGCCGACCCGTACGACAAGGGCTCGGTGGCCGTCGCGGGCAACCCGCTTCCCCGCCACGACGTCAACGCGGCGATGACCGCCGGGATCGGGCTCGTCCCCGAGGACCGCAAGGGCCAGGGCCTGCTCCTGGACGCCTCCGTGGAGGAGAACCTCGGGCTCGTCACCCTGCGGGCGGCCACCCGCGGCGGACTCGTCGACCTCAAGGGTCAGCGGACGGCCGCGGCGAAGATCGCCGAGCAGCTCGGCGTACGAATGGCCGGGCTCGGCCAGCACGTGCGCACGCTCTCCGGCGGCAACCAGCAGAAGGTCGTCATCGGCAAGTGGCTGCTCGCCGACACCAGGGTGCTGATCCTCGACGAGCCGACCCGCGGGATCGACGTGGGCGCCAAGGTCGAGATCTACCAGCTGGTCAACGCGCTCACGGCCGCCGGGCACGCCGTTCTGATGATCTCCAGCGATCTGCCCGAGGTGCTCGGGATGAGCGACCGGGTGCTGGTGATGGCCCAGGGCCGGATCGCCGGCGAACTCTCCGCCGACGAGGCGACCCAGGACTCCGTGATGGCCCTGGCCGTCAGCACACCCACCAACTCTGTCACCCCCGCCACCCCTGTTACCCCTGTTACCGCTGTGGAGGACCCCCGTGGCCACTGA
- a CDS encoding LacI family DNA-binding transcriptional regulator, with the protein MASIKDVAAEAGVSVATVSRVLNDHPSVSADARTRVLAAVEALGYRPNAVARSLRTDQTHTLGLVISDVLNPYFTELARSVEEEARALGYSVIIGNADERPDLQDHHVRTLLDRRIDGLLVSPTDGGSPLMLDAARSGTPMVFVDRWIPGVDVPVVRADGRTAVRDLVAHLYGLGHRRLAIIAGPAATTTGSERVDAFRDALRAYGLPLPDAYIGQGDFQAASGRRATEEFLDLAEPPEVVFAADNLMALGALDAVRARGLRVPDDIALAAFDDIPWFVHTDPPVTAIAQPTPELGRAAVRAVVDRIEGRPPQSVTLPATLVVRRSCGEPPPMDSAPVNVTQRSNP; encoded by the coding sequence ATGGCGAGCATCAAGGACGTCGCCGCCGAGGCGGGTGTCTCCGTCGCCACGGTGTCGCGGGTCCTGAACGACCACCCGTCGGTGAGCGCGGACGCCCGCACCCGCGTACTGGCCGCCGTCGAGGCACTGGGCTACCGCCCGAACGCCGTCGCCCGCTCCCTGCGCACCGACCAGACCCACACCCTCGGCCTGGTCATCAGCGACGTACTGAACCCGTACTTCACCGAACTGGCCCGCTCCGTCGAGGAGGAGGCCCGCGCCCTCGGCTACAGCGTCATCATCGGCAACGCCGACGAGCGGCCCGATCTGCAGGACCATCACGTCCGTACGCTCCTCGACCGCCGGATCGACGGCCTGCTCGTGTCCCCCACGGACGGCGGCTCCCCGCTGATGCTGGACGCCGCGCGCTCGGGAACGCCGATGGTCTTCGTGGACCGGTGGATACCGGGCGTGGACGTGCCCGTCGTCCGGGCCGACGGCCGCACCGCCGTGCGCGATCTCGTCGCCCACCTGTACGGCCTCGGCCACCGCAGGCTCGCGATCATCGCGGGCCCGGCCGCCACCACCACCGGCAGCGAGCGCGTCGACGCCTTCCGGGACGCCCTGCGCGCGTACGGGCTGCCGCTCCCCGACGCCTACATCGGGCAGGGCGACTTCCAGGCGGCCAGCGGCCGGCGGGCCACCGAGGAGTTCCTCGACCTTGCCGAGCCGCCCGAGGTCGTCTTCGCGGCCGACAACCTGATGGCCCTGGGCGCCCTGGACGCCGTACGGGCGCGGGGACTTCGCGTGCCCGACGACATCGCGCTCGCCGCGTTCGACGACATCCCGTGGTTCGTGCACACCGATCCGCCCGTCACGGCGATCGCCCAGCCGACCCCCGAACTGGGCCGCGCCGCCGTACGCGCCGTCGTCGACCGCATCGAGGGGCGGCCCCCGCAGTCGGTCACCCTCCCCGCCACCCTCGTCGTCCGCCGCTCCTGCGGCGAACCGCCCCCCATGGACAGCGCACCCGTGAACGTCACTCAAAGGAGCAACCCGTGA
- a CDS encoding helix-turn-helix domain-containing protein, with product MSDSVIDRVRRVIEATSVSQAAFAEKVGLTPDKLSKSLAGVRRFTSLDLALIAEAGGRTVDWLLTGREPLRPAFAARTTAGATPGRGRVSDAADRFTAAYEVLELLGRPPKLPPMPFVRPGIERFVDQGRQLAQDAVGVLTAADGHRTVAGLETDVLITACTQAFGVDVAVTCLPEAVDGLTWQTDTFRLILVGPTETWTRQRFTLAHELGHILARDAQELVVESHVAPGRQRDLTEVRANVFASNLLMPAPEIRDRFRRVADRHGGLTVEAFSELVVAFKVSPSALSARLSQLRLIDAKSEPAVHHRGLTTEICHLLAGATDAFQRQLAWAAAQRFPVRLVAALYKCYAEGETTLRPLASLLGMDVDQLHDLLDPAEPDSPEVAVSEVEEGDLIFQP from the coding sequence ATGTCCGATTCTGTGATCGATCGCGTACGCAGAGTGATAGAGGCGACGTCGGTGAGTCAGGCGGCCTTCGCCGAGAAGGTGGGGCTCACGCCCGACAAGCTGTCCAAGTCCCTGGCGGGGGTGCGCCGCTTCACGTCGCTCGACCTGGCGTTGATCGCCGAGGCGGGCGGCAGGACCGTGGACTGGCTGCTCACGGGGCGCGAGCCGCTGCGCCCGGCGTTCGCGGCCCGGACCACCGCCGGGGCGACTCCCGGACGGGGCCGCGTCAGCGATGCCGCGGACCGATTCACGGCGGCGTACGAGGTGTTGGAGCTGCTGGGCAGGCCGCCCAAGCTGCCGCCGATGCCCTTCGTGCGTCCGGGCATCGAGCGTTTCGTGGACCAGGGGAGGCAGTTGGCTCAGGACGCCGTCGGTGTGCTCACCGCGGCGGACGGCCACCGGACCGTGGCCGGCCTGGAGACCGACGTGCTGATCACGGCCTGTACGCAGGCGTTCGGCGTGGACGTCGCGGTCACGTGCCTTCCCGAGGCCGTGGACGGGCTCACCTGGCAGACGGACACGTTCCGGCTCATCCTCGTCGGACCCACCGAGACCTGGACCCGGCAGAGGTTCACTCTCGCTCACGAACTCGGTCACATCCTGGCCCGCGACGCCCAGGAACTCGTCGTCGAGTCGCATGTCGCCCCGGGGCGGCAGAGGGATCTGACCGAGGTGCGGGCCAACGTCTTCGCCTCCAACCTGCTGATGCCCGCGCCCGAGATCCGTGACCGGTTCCGTCGGGTGGCGGACCGGCACGGCGGGCTCACCGTCGAGGCGTTCTCCGAGCTGGTCGTGGCCTTCAAGGTCTCGCCCAGCGCGCTGAGCGCACGGTTGAGCCAACTCCGTCTCATCGACGCGAAGTCGGAACCCGCGGTCCATCACAGGGGTCTGACCACCGAGATCTGCCATCTGCTCGCCGGTGCGACGGACGCCTTCCAGCGGCAGCTCGCCTGGGCCGCGGCCCAGCGCTTCCCCGTACGCCTCGTGGCCGCGCTCTACAAGTGCTACGCCGAGGGGGAGACGACACTCAGGCCCCTCGCATCCCTCCTGGGCATGGACGTGGACCAGCTGCACGACCTTCTCGACCCCGCCGAGCCCGACAGTCCGGAAGTCGCCGTCAGTGAAGTGGAAGAAGGGGACCTGATCTTCCAGCCATGA
- a CDS encoding helix-turn-helix domain-containing protein, translated as MIGNLESFQDELAASGFPPLVNKLAGAGFRGGITTRDLGPLRLVSLDTPESACVGRERDAVDGENLAVKVMARGRTRIEQGRGDAELGPTDLVLLDPTRSLRFESTAAAHVTVLVPRRELRIRPAQIDRLIGVRIDGSHGPGALVSVLARESARSAAEFREAEALRSAAAVVELIAVALEARLGDEQPAPDEWLRSRIAGYIETRLADPGLSPPGIAAAHHMSVRRLHKLFEDQPLTVAALIRRRRLERCRAELTGGGRTVTAVAARWGFPDPTHFSKLFKATYGYNARALVTGNRARTTRTRTAGPEKDGGERDRHQQEEKS; from the coding sequence GTGATCGGCAACCTTGAGTCGTTCCAGGACGAGTTGGCCGCCAGCGGGTTTCCGCCGCTGGTCAACAAGCTGGCCGGGGCCGGTTTCCGGGGCGGGATCACCACCCGTGACCTCGGGCCGCTGCGGCTGGTCTCCCTCGACACGCCCGAGAGCGCCTGCGTCGGCCGGGAGCGCGACGCCGTCGACGGCGAGAACCTGGCGGTCAAGGTGATGGCCCGGGGCCGGACGCGGATCGAGCAGGGGCGCGGCGACGCCGAACTCGGGCCGACCGACCTGGTCCTGCTCGATCCCACGCGTTCGCTCCGGTTCGAGAGCACCGCCGCGGCGCACGTCACCGTCCTGGTTCCGCGCCGGGAGCTTCGGATCCGGCCCGCGCAGATCGACCGGCTCATCGGCGTACGCATCGACGGCAGCCACGGCCCGGGCGCTCTCGTCTCCGTGCTGGCCCGGGAGTCGGCGCGGTCGGCGGCCGAGTTCCGCGAGGCGGAGGCGCTGCGGTCGGCGGCGGCCGTCGTCGAGCTGATCGCGGTCGCGCTGGAGGCCCGGCTCGGTGACGAACAACCGGCCCCGGACGAGTGGCTGCGGAGCCGGATCGCCGGCTACATCGAGACCCGGCTGGCCGATCCCGGTCTGTCCCCGCCCGGTATCGCCGCCGCCCACCACATGTCCGTACGCCGGCTGCACAAGCTGTTCGAGGACCAGCCGCTCACCGTCGCGGCCCTGATCCGCCGTCGCCGCCTGGAGCGCTGCCGGGCCGAGCTGACCGGAGGCGGACGTACGGTCACCGCCGTGGCCGCCCGGTGGGGATTCCCCGACCCCACCCATTTCAGCAAGCTCTTCAAGGCGACGTACGGCTACAACGCCCGTGCGCTGGTGACCGGCAACCGTGCACGGACGACCAGGACGCGCACGGCCGGCCCGGAAAAGGATGGGGGCGAACGAGACAGGCACCAGCAAGAGGAGAAGTCATGA
- a CDS encoding SAM-dependent methyltransferase, with protein MGQDGFRAEEIDTSRPHPARIYDYLLGGKDNYEVDQRAGDALAAAAPEVRIGLRANREFLRRAVRYVVGSGVRQILDIGTGLPTSPNVHEIAHEVAPDVRVAYVDNDPIVSAHADALLSGSGANSIVLADLRDPRAIVDHPDVRRVIDFDEPVAVLLVAIVHFLTDADEPERIVATLRDALPAGSFLVLSHATGDFADRTDAQAVYSKATASLNLRSRAGIERFFEGFELVDPGLAQAPFWRPDSPPPARSEEIGFYGGVARKAH; from the coding sequence GTGGGTCAGGACGGCTTCCGTGCCGAGGAGATCGACACCAGCAGGCCGCATCCCGCGCGGATCTACGACTACCTGCTGGGCGGCAAGGACAACTACGAGGTCGACCAGCGGGCCGGCGACGCCCTCGCCGCCGCGGCACCCGAGGTGCGCATAGGGCTGCGGGCCAACCGGGAGTTCCTGCGACGGGCCGTCCGGTACGTCGTCGGCAGCGGCGTCCGCCAGATCCTCGACATCGGCACCGGGCTGCCCACCTCGCCGAACGTGCACGAGATCGCCCACGAGGTGGCGCCGGACGTGCGCGTCGCGTACGTCGACAACGATCCGATCGTGAGCGCGCACGCCGACGCGCTGCTCAGCGGTTCCGGCGCGAACAGCATCGTCCTCGCCGACCTGCGCGACCCGCGGGCCATCGTGGACCACCCCGACGTGCGCCGGGTCATCGACTTCGACGAGCCGGTGGCCGTGCTCCTCGTCGCCATCGTCCACTTCCTCACCGACGCCGACGAGCCCGAGCGGATCGTCGCCACGCTGCGCGACGCGCTGCCCGCCGGGAGCTTCCTGGTGCTCTCGCACGCCACGGGCGACTTCGCCGACCGCACGGACGCGCAGGCCGTCTACAGCAAGGCCACCGCCTCGCTGAACCTGCGGTCCCGCGCCGGGATCGAGCGCTTCTTCGAGGGCTTCGAGCTGGTCGACCCCGGCCTCGCCCAGGCCCCGTTCTGGCGCCCGGACTCCCCGCCGCCGGCCAGGTCGGAAGAGATCGGCTTCTACGGAGGCGTGGCCCGCAAGGCGCACTGA